The genomic window TTCTTACAACACAGTGTGAATCAGCAAAACGGCCTTCTTACAACACTGTGTGAATCAGCAAAACGGCCTTCTTACAACACTGTGTGCAATGTTACTGGTAAATGCCCCCGCGTGATGAGTATACAAATGCTGTGATCATGCTGAGAGGTTTTGTACCAACAGGGGGCAGTAATAAGGTGCAAAACTGATCTGAAAGATGGGAGATGTGTCTTTCCAAGCAAGAGCCGGAACATGCAGCGTTCTAGAATTCTGACATTTTGGGGGAAAACTTTCAAATACTTCcaaatttgtattctttttttttttctcaaattccCCTGCTTGGAAATTGGGTCAAACTTTACTGGCGGCACAGTTTATTAAGTGATAATATTCAATGCAGTTCAAGGTAAGGTAACTACAATGCACAGTGCAGAATCTACCGATATTTTAAACTGGCTAATTATATTCAAtatttccataataataataataataataataataataattgaagaaCACACGAAATGAATAAgactaaaacacaaaattacaaaaaaataagcagataaaatagatttaaaaaaaactgagttTGTAAGTCAAGTTTAAAGGGCTAAACTATAAAAGTCTTTAATATTTGACTTAAAAATATTGAGTgaagcagcatctctaatagaGAAGGGCAATTATATCTGGGGAAATTATAACTGAAGGCACTTTTCCCACTTCCAGCTCCTATACTTTCttatcaaaacaaatgtatttcatgaaatcattttaaaacatgactatttttttttaaactaatgctGTATCACAGTATAATGTTgaactattattttaaatattggttCTGCTTTTGAATAAAAAGCCATTGAAAACCTGTCCCCAGTTTTCAGTGTCGTTATCGTAACAGACAGTATATCGCCCCCTACTGTAAACATGCTCTGGGCCACCCCTCTGATCAGGTGATCATGAAACGCGATTGTATCATTTCCAACATGGCCACATGGTGAGTAGATCagtttcaaacttttaaaaagaaaaatcacagcaaGTGTCTGAAAATCATTGATCGGGTTAATTATGTGTCATTACCGTACGTGCTATTATATtgtcattaaatgttttatgaaacaaATGATTAAAGGTTAGAATGatttcatgatttatatgttCAAAGTTAACCAAGTTCACAATGTATAGGCCTCAGATTTGTATAAAGTCATAAAAATGCTTCAAATTGTCATTGCAGTAACAGTCATTACCATAAcaacttattttgttttggtaatgaTGAAACTGTTACGGTAATGACACATTTTAGAAGTACTTTATACaaaattattgttaaatataaattaattcatCAGTATTTCACAAAAGTGTTTTCTTCGAATGCAGAATGACTAAGGGAGGTGCTTTCATGCCCTTTAAGTCCACTCTCATCTGCATTACTAGAAAACGAAATATATTTTGGCTGCATATTCCCTTGTAAGATGGCCTTGTGATTTAAATAtttgcaaattaataataattcatatataatattaatattttgctCTATTTGAAGGGTATTTAAGGGTTATGTAAGGTAAGATGGCCAATCAAACCCTACCATTCCAATAGGGTGGAAATGCACACACTGAAGTTGCCAGGCAGTGCAGATCCAAATTCTTTACTGtatttgcaccttttttttttagagtaacaCACAGAGAAATGCCTCAGAGTAGTGCAGATAGAGGGAGATATTTCCAAGGAAAAACTTCAAGAACAATATTAGGAATATCTCAGACTGGAACGGCAAAGATATGCAAGAAAAGAGCAGGGCAAGCTGACAAGACATTTCAAGCAGGTCACAGCGAAGCCAGAGCAGAAGATGGAGGGTTCATCAAAAGGGGTCTCAGGGCACAAAAAGTGAAGCAATTGAAAAGTTTTGTTCAGCATCCACACCCCATCCACACCAAGAGACAGTGACAGTCGTGCAGACGATTCTTCAATTTATAGGAAAAGGATGAGAAGGGATGTGAAAGCATGAAGCAAAGACATGCCAAGCTTTAAAAGAAATCATTAATAAAAAGAagacagatttgttttttgtacctATGACAGAGATTATAAGTGCAGCACCTCCAAAgtctaaaacaacaaaagaacTGAGACACCATGtgccaaataatatatataaataacttcTTTGTTTCGTAACACATTATTAAGTGAACTGAAGGAAAATGACACCGAAGCAGAAAGAAAGACATATGTAGGCTGCGCAAGGAGTCTCAGCACTAAGTTGCTGAAAAAATACAGACTGATTTCAAAAGCACAACAGTTCATTGGCATCTCGCAAAAGTGttacagaaaaatgaaacacCAACCTGCGATTTCTGCTgtgcttttatgtttgttttattaaaattttcaGGGGTTACATAAGAGCACTTGTTTGTTACTTCAGGTGTGTAGAAGGCATgctttgtgtgctttgtttttttttttaggtggattGATTACTTAAACACTTGACAGTGCTAGTTATCCTCTGGTTTACTCTTCTTCAGGACacaatgtgttttaagttttacCATTTCCAATAACAAGTGTTTTGGAATCAGTGTAGTGCAATTGTAAATGgtctatttatttacatatttattttacatcactGTTTAAATCTTCACGTGTCATTGCTGTAAGAAGCTGACATTCCCGTAACTGTGCTGTGCTGAATAATACAGAACCTCATTCTAGGAGACAAGTCCCTCTGAAATACAAGAGAAATTTCAGACACTCTCTGTTTAAATTAATATAGAGCAGGAGCTGTTGTTCTTACAGGAATAGGTCTTGCATAAACACGCAGAAGAGAGATCCACAGAGATATGCAAttattgtatacacacacacacagagtctgtGACCACTACACACTCATTACTGCAATTCAAATGCATTGCATTACTGGTACTCAGTCGTGTTCCAGCTGTGGTAATGTATATAGCTATACAAAGTACAAACTATTCAACCACATCGCTTATTGCACTCAGCAAATAATGTAAccagttacaattttgttcaagtaatttgtaactgtaaaattactttttaaaattaacattgccagcactgtatatttgttttagaaaCAATATCTACAGAATTATTTGCAGTtttaactaaactttttttttaaacaataaggTTTACTTTTCACCgctgttttgtaattaataaactgTGAATAAGATCTAAAGAAATGTACAGAGCGCATAAAAACATCTATAGCTTACTGTTCACCTTTCCCCAAAACAACATATACACATTActgtcactattattattattattattattattattattattattattattatttatgtatttattcctaACAACTAATTTTAATGAAGGTTTTGAAAGCTGTAAACAGTAATTAAAAGGTGCATGTGTATTTGTTGTGTAAATGTCTTTTTggttcactgtgtttttattatttttattttaaaacctactCTTGTACTTTCTAGGACGACGTTGTAAACGAGCTACCTGAAGCTCATATGGCCGATATATTACTCAGATTGAATTAGTTTGAGTCTGAAAGCAACTGGGCAGGGGGACCAAGGACCCGTTCCAGTTTTAAAACTCTGTTTCAACTTTTCCAAAACACTGGAGGTCTCAGCTCCTTAGGCTTGAAGGGAGAAGAAGGATCCATTCCATGTGTATGGAGCTGCCATGGTTTCTTACCCACCCGGTGTGGGGCCAGAGTACACTCTAACTGAAATGGACCACTGGAGGGACTAGGTTGTGCAGACAGTGATGGCTGTGCCTGCATAAGGTAAGGGAAAGGAACTAAAGATAACCACTgctgtttaaaatagtttcatACAACCTTCATCTTCCAGTAAATATAGTATACCATATATGTGCAAGCCAGGGTGGCCAGAAAAGGGGGCTAAATCCACACCACCGcccctctggaaaaaaaaaagaaagtttcagCCAGCCTGTACTGTGTGCTGGTCCCGTTTGGGGCTCCCCCTCCTGGGCAACTGGGGGAGGGAAGCAGGGGGGTGTGGCAGGCTGACTTCAGCCTCCCTCCTTCCCCTACCCCAGAGCTCGCTGGCTGTATACTGCATGCTTTAATAGCGAAACTATGTGATGTATTTGGCAGTGAGCGTGTGAGCCCTTACTCTATCAATCGGGGTCTTCGTAGTGCAGGGCCACGGATGACTGCAGTCTAGTTCGGATCACACACCGAGACAGAGcgagcgagggagggagggagggagggagggagggagtgagagagagagagagagagagagagagggagggagagatcaGGGGGGGGGACTGAGAGAGGAACTTTGAAAGTAAGGAAAATTTTGGCAACATGTAAAACCACTGGCgaaatttaaacaattttttttttagaaggacgcgaaaaaaaaatgggggtggggggtggggggtgggggtggggggtggggggggggtaagcTGGCATCTGAGGATACTCGTTTTAAAGCCTTTATTCTGCAGAAGAATAGAAACAATAAGGATTGAAAACGGGGGTTTTTGtaaggtaagtttttttttgtacgtTTTGGTGCATGTTTGTTTGTGGCAATTTGTTGTAGGGATTGATTGTATTGCACTATATTATTTTTGGTAAACCGCCCACTTCCATctaattgggtttttttttttttttttttttaaattctctctcaATTTTCATAACACCCTGTTGATGTCAGACATGACTTCGTGTGCTGTGCATTTGCAGACTTTCGGACTTTCTTTACTATCGCACGGGacgtggggggggggaggggggggtgtgtAACTTTCCCCCTAGTCAGATAGTGCAAGTTTATGAATTACTCAAGTTAGTCTACCTATAGATATATAGtgaacaactgttttttttttctttccacaaaACTGTCTGGCTTGAAAGGTATCTAGTTGTGACCTGCTATTTTCTTCAGGTAGGAAATCCATTTTACATGGACTGTAGCagctctattattattattattattatttctttatataatACGATAAAAGGGACCTGTAACTAGGTATAACCttgataataatactaataaaggttatactaaattatatattattattattattattattattattattattatgcttttttttttataaactgattAATATTAAAAGGACGGTACtaaaatgaacaacaacaaaaatgttttacttgttgttgtttactttgggggggggggggggggtggggggggggggggggggggggggggtgatattatattattatttattattattattatgggggggggggggggggggggggggggggggggggtgggggggggggggggggggggggggggggggggggggggggggggggggggggggggcccaccCACACTTTCGCATAAAGTTACAAGCGAAGTAGAGTATCCTATTATGTAATGTGTGCATGTATATAGGATTTGTATCACTCgcgttccttaaaaaaaaaaaagcatgctggCTACAATGAGCAATTCTATTTGTAACTGCCGTCCATATGGAAAAAGTAGAGTCCTGCATTGCTAGCACCACTCCTAGTGCTGTTGTGTTGCCCTTATTGCAGTTAACGGTATTATTTTTATGGTGTTTTTACTGACTGTACAGGGTCTGTACTATCATATGAGGAAACCCGCTGTGAACATAAACATTGTGGGTGTCTGTTTAGAAGAAGCACAGAGGCGCATAGTGTGCGTGGTGCAGCGTGCAGTAGGATGTTGTGCTGCTATTTATCAGATTACAGAACTGAATTTCGTCAGTTCAACATTTTAACAACCCCGACACCGCTATAACACCCAGCTAGAAAAAGCTCCCCGCTCCGAGTCCACGCGTAGTTCTTGGTTTTGGGCTGTAGTATTTAGTAGCTAAGATTGTTCTGCCCCTGCTGTTGTTGAAAATGCCCCCCACGTTATCTTCGCCCCATTCAGAACGTATAGACCTGCAGAATGCACACTTTCCTTCTGACAAATCGTGATCCAATTGAACAATGCAGTATTCATTGCAGCACTAGTGATACACATACAACGGGTATCTATTTAAGTCAGTTccccgagtttttttttttttttttaagaaggggATTGTGCGTGAGACAcgtctgtaaaaataaaaactgtgtgtgcgcgcgcgtgtgtgtgtgcgtgtgtgtgtgcgcgtgtgtgtgtgtgcgcgtgtgcgtgtgtgcggtgtgtgtgtcgtgtgtgtgtgtgtgtgtgtgtgtgtgtgtgtgtgtgtgtgcgtgtgtgtgcgtgtgtgtgtgtgtgtgtgtgtgtgtgcgtgcgtgtgtgtgtgtgtgtgtgtgtgtgtgtgcgtgttcaaGAAGCACTCGTTCGTTATAGAACACACGCATCGCTTCACGTTTGTAGCGCGTGTTTGCAGTGTATGTGAGATGTGTGTACGTGAACAGTGTAGGTGCGTGTGTGAACGTGTAGTGTTGGCGCGTGCACGTACAATACACGtgtgacacacgcacacacgcgcacaccaCGCGTGTGGTGAGCGTGTTCGTTATGTTGTTGTGTGTGACTCAGTGTGGTTTTTGAGAcagtcgctgtgtgtgtgtgcgtgtgtgtgtgcgtgtgtgtgtgtgtgtgtgtgtgtgtgtgtgcgtgtgtgtgtgtgtgtgtgtgtgtgcgtgtgtgtgtgtgtgtgtgctgcagttgttGGTCCAGTGAGCACACacgacggtgtgtgtgtgtgtgtgtgtgtgtttgtgtgtgtgtgtgtgtgtgtgtgcgcgtgtgtgtgtgtgtgcgtgtgtgaacaGGAGGTGCGTTGTGTGTGGTGCGCGTGTTGGatgagtgttgtgtgtgtggtgagcGTGTCGTGTGTGACACGTGTGCATGTGTGCGCACACCACGTGTGCACGTGTGGTTGTTCGCGCTGGCTGTTGTAGTGTGTGTGCCGTggtacggtgtgtgtgtgtgtgtgtgtgtgtgtgtgtgcgcgtgtgtgtgtgtgtgcgtgtgtgtgtgtgtgtgtgtgtgtgtgtgtgtgcgtgtgtgtgtgtgtgtgtgtgtgtgtgcgcgtgtgtgtgtgtgtgtgtgtgtgtgtgtgtgtgtgtgtgcgtgtgtgtgcgcgtgtgtgtgtgtgtgtgtgtgtgtgcgtgtgtgtgtgtgtgtgtgtgtgtgcgtgtgtgtgtgcgtgtgtgtgtgcgtgtgtgtgtgtgtgtgtgtgtgtgtgtgtgtgtgcgcgtgtgtgtgtgtgtgcgtgtgtgtgcgtgtgtgtgtgtgcgtgtgtgcgcgtgtgtgtgtgcgtgtgtgtgtgtgtgtgtgtgtgtgcgtgtgtgcgcgtgtgtgtgtgcgcgctgtGCGAGAGGCGCGAGAGCTAGGTGCCTGTCTGCTCTGGTGCAAGCGGCTGGGTCGCTGTTGAGCGTTCGGTCTTGCATTAGGAATattgcaaaggaaaaaaaaaagtgttttcttttagcGGGGCCCCCCACGCGTCCTGGAAAACCAAAAAATGAAAGTTTTCCAGACCCGGGGGAAAtcaaggggggaaaaaacatgTTAATATCAAAAAAAATCTTGGGGGATTGAAAGATGACTTCCTTTGGTTGTTTCAGTGCAGTTCAGATAAGTATGTGGAAGTGCATGGGTGTAGCAGCCCATACGATGTTTCATTAGCCCTGTTAATCCGTGCAGACTGAGTAGTTGAGAAGCATTGAGGTGGGGAGGGGAAGGGGGTGGAATGCTGGGTGGCAATGAACGAAATTTTCCCAGAAAGAAATTTGATATTCGTCAGAAATGTTCTATGAAATGATATGGATTAAATGCTGAAAGGTTACGTTAATTTAGACTGGAGGTGCAATCTCGTGTTGGTTTAAATGCTGAAAGGTCTCCTCCTGTTCAGCAGTAATGTGGGAGGTTTTGGACGGATGGAATTGTCAAAGGTGTTGAAGGGGCTCCTGTTCAGCAGTAATGTGGGAGGTTTTGGACGGATGGAATTGTCAAAGGTGTTGAAGGGGCTCCTGTTCAGCAGTAATGTGGGAGGTTTTGGACGGGTGGAATTGTCAATGGTGTTGAAGGGGCTCCTGTTCAGCAGTAATGTGGGAGGTTTTGGACGGGTGGAATTGTCAAAGGTGTTGAAGGGGCTCCTGTTCAGCAGTAATGTGGGAGGTTTTGGACGGGTGGAATTGTCAAAGGTGTTGAAGGGGCTCCTGTTCAGCAGTAATGTGGGAGGTTTTGGACGGGTGGAATTGTCAAAGGTGTTGAAGGGGCTCCTGTTCAGCAGTAATGTGGGAGGTTTTGGACGGGTGGAATTGTCAAAGGTGTTGAAGGGGCTCCTGTTCAGCAGTAATGTGGGAGGTTTTGGACGGATGGAATTGTCAAAGGTGTTGAAGGGGCTCCTGTTCAGCAGTAATGTGGGAGGTTTTGGACGGGTGGAATTGTCAAAGGTGTTGAAGGGGCTCCTGTTCAGCAGTAATGTGGGAGGTTTTGGACGGGTGGAATTGTCAAAGGTGTTGAAGGGGCTCCTGTTCAGCAGTAATGTGGGAGGTTTTGGACGGGTGGAATTGTCAAAGGTGTTGAAGGGGCTCCTGTTCAGCAGTAATGTGGGAGGTTTTGGACGGGTGGAATTGTCAAAGGTGTTGAAGGGGCTCCTGTTCAGCAGTAATGTGGGAGGTTTTGGACGGGTGGAATTGTCAAAGGTGTTGAAGGGGCTCCTGTTCAGCAGTAATGTGGGAGGTTTTGGACGGGTGGAATTGTCAAAGGTGTTGAAGGGGCTCCTGTTCAGCAGTAATGTGGGAGGTTTTGGACGGGTGGAATTGTCAAAGGTGTTGAAGGGGCTCCTGTTCAGCAGTAATGTGGGAGGTTTTGGACGGGTGGAATTGTCAAAGGTGTTGAAGGGGCTCCTGTTCAGCAGTAATGTGGGAGGTTTTGGACGGGTGGAATTGTCAATGGTGTTGAAGGGGCTCCTGTTCAGCAGTAATGTGGGAGGTTTTGGACGGGTGGAATTGTCAAAGGTGTTGAAGGGGCTCCTGTTCAGCAGTAATGTGGGAGGTTTTGGACGGGTGGAATTGTCAAAGGTGTTGAAGGGGCTCCTGTTCAGCAGTAGTGTGGGAGGTTTTGGACGGGTGGAATTGTCAATGGTGTTGAAGGGGCTCCTGTTCAGCAGTAGTGTGGGAGGTTTTGGACGGGTGGAATTGTCAAAGGTGTTGAAGGGGCTCCTGTTCAGCAGTAATGTGGGAGGTTTTGGACGGGTGGAATTGTCAAAGGTGTTGAAGGGGCTCCTGTTCAGCAGTAATGTGGGAGGTTTTGGACGGGTGGAATTGTCAAAGGTGTTGACATACTGCTCCTGTTACTGGTGTTAACCCACGAGGCCCCCCTATAGTTTCTCATGTGTGGAATTGTCAAAGGTGTTGAAGGGGCTCCTGTTCAGTGGTAGGCTGTAGTAGTAGAGGAACTTAGCCTAAGTTTGTGAAACACATACATACTGTTCTGCTGTTACTGGTGGCTTAACCCACGAGGCCCCCCTATAGTTTCTCATGTGTAGGCTTGTGTTTTGATATATGGCTCCTATAGTAATCGATCTCTAGCTTACAGTAAATGGCAATTACACTAGAAATGCAGCCCATTATTTTCTAATATGATCACTATAGAGTACAGACTCAAATACCAACACACTGTACAGACCGTATGTTTATGAACTAAAGGATATAAATGGATAATTTACCCACGTAAATGATCTTACATACAATATGTACAAGGATTATACGTGGACAAACACATGAAGTCTCATGTCCAACAGTTCCATACAACTCAAATTTTTGCCCATGTGGACTCATATATGAGACCGTTCAAAAGGGAATAAGAACAAAGGGGTGTAGGGGTGTGGCAGTCAGTTGGTAGGGGGGGTTGGGCCACTGAAGGGAACAGGGCAGCTGTTTGGAGCAAGTTATTCTCTCCcccactttttttcttcttttcaatatacaaaaaaaaaaaaaaaaaaaaaaaaaaaaaaaaaaacctgctgccaATAATAATGATTTTGAAAAATTGATTCTATGCGCTTCTGTCTTTGTTAGTAATGCTTAGAGCAGCCTGTCATTTTAGTGTGGAGCGTCTGCTCTAGGTAACCCGTGATTCTTTCTGAGTGTGCTTGATTTCCATGTCACACCTCACCTCCGTTACAGGTAGGTGTCTCTGATGTTACACATGTGGCCTGTGGGCACCTGTTTGTTCTTATACACTGGTATCTTGTGGGGATCAGGCTGCCTTGCTGGTGTGTGGGTGGGTAAGATGGCACAGTATTGTAAAGTACAGTAGCTCCTCTTACCCATTGGTCCTGTCAGTCAGTGTTGAGCCCACACTCCACTGCAGTACCTCCTTTATCCCTTGTAATGTACTGGGGGCGCTGTTACAGTGGTACAGTAATTCAATTCCCACCCTTATGATAAGGCTGTCTACACTCGTGCTTTTGGACTCCTCATGCTATTTGATAGCATCTTTTCTATTGTTTTGCAACAAGTTCCGTAGTGTGTCCCGGAGGATCTCTGATTTATTTAGTAGagttataaaacaatttttttttgtcttattaaatcattaataagaattattaaaaattaataaaaacagcaaaactaaATGCGAGTAGCACCAGAAGTAAACATTTCACCATGCTGGAGTTTATCCGTGTAAAAATGCTGGGATTGTCAGTAATTTCATTCCTGCAGAGGAATTGGCAGCTGGAGCAGGGATAGTGGCGTGTCGCTGTGGCTGAGCTCCCGAGAGCCAGTGACACCAAGCTGGCAAGTGATTCAGCGAGTATTCCCTGGTGTGCAGGCTGCCAACTGGCGGggacagtttgtttatttatttatttatttaaacccaCATCTCGCTCGCTCcctgcagtgcagtacagtatgcAATAATTCCAGTATGCCAAGAAACACAGAGTGATTTGTGTTCTGGAAGTTATGGATGTAGCACTGTGATACTGTTTATTCATCTGCTTTTTGTGTTAGCATCATGATATTGTTGGTCTGTAATTGTTTAGTTTAGTTGCTTTAAACTTTAAACGCTCAAACAATGAAGTCTGGGGTacgagagaaagaaagaaagaaagaaagaaagaaagaaagaaagattagCATTCATGATACTTTGTTGGAAAGAAGAAGACGAGGGTTTTAAGAAAGTTGCTTAAAGACCGAGACGAAAGAGTAACGTTCATTTGAAAGAAGAAGAAGTATGAAAGGTACGAGACGAAAAAAGGAGAAAGCAAGAATTTAAGAGAAATTcgaagaagagaaaaaaaagaaaaagaatagaaagGAATAAAAAGgaagagaaggagaaagaaagaaagaaagaaaggcaagcaggcaggcaggcaggcaggcaggcaagtaAACCAATGTCTTCATAGCTGAAGCCTTTGTCTGCTTGATTTGGAGCCCCATTCACAACACTTTCAAGGACTGTTTTCTTCATACACTATAATAACGATGTTACAGGCCCCAGGGAGTGAGAGTCACTCCTCTGATTCCTCTCCTGCTTTGTCGCTCAGGTGCTTTGAGTTTCTCTGCTGCTGCGCGCACGAGTGGAGGTAGCTGAAGGTACAGGCTGGGCAGTCCCATCCAGTCCTTTAGAGACAGAGCTCAATGCCAAGGCACATCCCGCCCTCTCTCTGCTGAAGGTCGTGAGGACGTTGGACCCCGTGGGACGGAGCGATGAGCAACAGTGGCGCCAGAGAGGGACCGGCTCGGCAGGGCACCGCAGCGCCCCCAGCTGAGCCAGAGAGGAGAGGCAGGGGCAGGCCCAGGAAACAACCTCAGGTTAGTCTCATTTTGGTGGGGGCAGCGTTTTCTTTTCAAGGGTGTCCCATGGGCACGGCATGAGCAATGCCAGAGCTCTCCAAGCAGAAGCTGCCGCCCGCATTCAGAAACAACACCTGAGTGCTTCCTTAAGTGTGTCAAGTTAAAGGTGTTTCACGTTTAAGTGAGCATTAGCTCTCAAGTCTTCTTTCTGAAAGGTTGGATTATTTCTCAAAAGTTCATTTGACCTTTTAAAGGCACAAGATATTTTCATGCCCGTGCTTTCACCTGGGTTCCAGTCTGGCCACACCGTTCTGCAGCATTGTCGCTTTTGCAGTTGGGAATGGAAACCAAACTGCTCCCTCACCTCTGCTGCTATTGGGTGGCACCCCCAGGGTAGGCTTGAGGTTCTCTTGTGTAAACTCACATATTAAGCTCGGTGGAGTGTAATTCAGCTCACTGGGCCTCTAGAACTGCCTGAACTCTTATTAAAGTtctcacactgtttttttttttacttccaggAGCCAGCTGGCCCCCCCACCCCGAAGAGACCTCGCGGGAGACCCCGTGGCAGCAAAAACAAGGGGCCGCGCGCCACCCCAAAGGTACGCAGTGCGGGgtgttacatttattttgctcTAAAGATACATTTACTTTTGATGTCTAATTAGAAGCAATAGTCTGACATCTCTGACCTGATCCTTCTTTGCATTTGTGAGGGAGCCAAATAAAAGTTTCTTGCAGTATAGCAAGGTAAAAGCATGGTATTTAAATGTTAAAGCACGCAGAGAAGTACAGGGGCACATCACATGGTAAACCAGCAGGtataaagctgtgtgtttgaggccTCCACTCATTCACTCAATTAACCATGCGAGAAAGGCTTCAACAGCACCCCctatcagtatttatttttatagcataATTAGCACTCTTCATCCACTAGATAAGCCAAAAAATGTTTGGGTgtaccgcaaaaaaaaaaaaaaaaaaccattgcaGAGCACGGCAAACTGTTTGTGTTCAATGCTGGATTTCTTTTTGTTCAGAAAGCAGAGCCTACTGGAGAGAAGAGACCAAGAGGCCGGCCGAGGAAGTGGGTGAGTAGAAACTTCCTAACTCCGGCTCCAGGCAGCTTACTGGAATCCTGCCCTCCTGCAGCAGAGCTTATAGGACTGCTACTGCCTAATTGCTCCTAAACAGTGACATCATCTGCATATCCTGGTTCAGTCGTTGTGAGAAT from Polyodon spathula isolate WHYD16114869_AA chromosome 16, ASM1765450v1, whole genome shotgun sequence includes these protein-coding regions:
- the LOC121328519 gene encoding high mobility group protein HMGI-C-like, whose protein sequence is MSNSGAREGPARQGTAAPPAEPERRGRGRPRKQPQEPAGPPTPKRPRGRPRGSKNKGPRATPKKAEPTGEKRPRGRPRKWPQKVVQEEAPQAAPEEAAEGPSRQQSKTSGED